A stretch of Brassica rapa cultivar Chiifu-401-42 chromosome A08, CAAS_Brap_v3.01, whole genome shotgun sequence DNA encodes these proteins:
- the LOC103833082 gene encoding mitogen-activated protein kinase kinase kinase 3-like: MQTKEEFVKLLGKGAYGFVNLVRYNNPDDNSFYLSAVKNSYQEDYNALQREFHVLLQLKGCPRIVTCLGDSLQQSFSRFGEKLHKLQLEFASEGSLHAFMNNYADRKLPEPLIRDFTRMVLEGLVSIHDHGYVHCDIKPDNILVFPSSSLRQNSYEVKICDFGNALEIGEVPLCWEINFPWLGTAIYMSPESVRDGIAHVSLDLWSVGCLVLEMYTGVIPWEGLELDEIATRLLSGKSPEIPETVPCDAKDFIQTCFSRNPEERGSAHELLLHPFLPRPQVEEEDEKTTEEKTSNSFLSNLFKLRIRRRGSKKKLATDDVAVSDKKPLKLRFWKTKTVKRTLTKVLGLKKSTDFFQFSVRSLRFSTYFIFMKV, encoded by the coding sequence ATGCAAACGAAAGAAGAATTCGTCAAGTTACTAGGCAAAGGTGCTTATGGTTTTGTTAATCTCGTCCGCTACAATAATCCCGACGACAACTCTTTCTACCTCTCTGCCGTAAAGAACTCTTACCAAGAAGACTACAACGCTCTCCAAAGAGAGTTCCACGTTCTTCTCCAACTCAAGGGATGTCCCAGGATCGTCACATGTCTCGGAGACTCTCTCCAACAAAGTTTCAGCAGATTCGGGGAGAAACTCCACAAACTACAACTCGAGTTTGCTTCCGAAGGTAGTCTCCACGCTTTCATGAACAATTACGCCGACAGAAAGTTGCCTGAACCGTTGATCAGGGATTTCACACGGATGGTTCTCGAAGGTTTGGTCTCGATTCACGACCATGGCTACGTTCATTGCGACATCAAACCAGACAACATACTCGTCTTCCCTTCTTCCTCTTTGAGACAAAATTCATACGAGGTCAAGATTTGTGATTTCGGCAACGCGTTAGAGATAGGAGAGGTTCCCCTGTGTTGGGAAATTAATTTCCCGTGGCTTGGGACTGCGATCTACATGTCGCCCGAGTCGGTCCGTGACGGCATCGCCCACGTGTCTCTAGACTTGTGGTCGGTGGGGTGTTTGGTTCTGGAGATGTACACGGGCGTGATTCCATGGGAAGGCCTCGAACTAGATGAGATCGCTACTCGTCTCCTCTCTGGTAAATCTCCAGAGATACCTGAAACGGTTCCTTGTGATGCAAAGGACTTTATCCAAACGTGTTTCTCGAGGAACCCTGAGGAGAGAGGAAGCGCGCATGAGTTGTTGCTTCATCCCTTCTTGCCTCGTCCACAAGTTGAAGAAGAGGATGAGAAGACAACAGAGGAGAAGACAAGTAACTCGTTTCTGTCGAACCTGTTCAAGTTGAGAATCAGACGAAGAGGTTCCAAGAAGAAACTAGCGACGGATGATGTTGCTGTTTCAGACAAGAAGCCTTTGAAGTTGAGGTTCTGGAAGACAAAGACCGTTAAGAGAACTCTGACCAAAGTCTTGGGGTTGAAGAAATCGACAGACTTCTTTCAGTTTAGTGTCCGTTCATTAAGGTTTAGTACGTACTTTATATTCATGAAGGTCTAG